One Micromonospora sp. WMMD812 genomic window carries:
- a CDS encoding metalloregulator ArsR/SmtB family transcription factor: MEVATEMVRMLGDGTRLRLMCLLVEGEHDVTALVAALGVARPAVSQHLAKLRLAGLVTARREGRRALYSARGGHARRLVTEVVHAASHRVAGLPEHD, from the coding sequence GTGGAGGTCGCGACGGAGATGGTGCGGATGCTGGGCGACGGCACCCGACTGCGGTTGATGTGCCTGCTCGTCGAGGGGGAGCACGACGTGACCGCCCTGGTGGCGGCGCTCGGGGTGGCGAGGCCGGCGGTGTCGCAGCACCTGGCCAAGCTCCGGTTGGCCGGGCTGGTCACCGCACGCCGCGAGGGCCGGCGTGCCCTCTACTCCGCGCGGGGTGGCCATGCGCGCCGGCTGGTGACGGAGGTCGTCCACGCCGCCTCGCACCGGGTGGCCGGCCTCCCGGAGCACGACTGA
- a CDS encoding MFS transporter: MAALRQYLGVWRIPGAPMLLVTGIIGRLGIGMTPLALLLVVEQVTGRYSLAAVAGGIYAVAGAALSPIAGRIADRVGPSPVLLATAIAHPLALTGLLLASRAGADGLAAIYLAAAVAGATYPPLTAAIRGAWNDLTAPSSGRYHLRNTALAAETSLFEIVFVLGPLLVAGFVLVADATAALVGAAVVTLVGTTAVALGRVMRGWQPHSREHHARGLGPLRVGGFPALLVCVASLGVAFGAAGVIVPAFAGNYTTDDPDSLAGLLLAVWGIGSAAGGFWFGVRKPAANMTRQFAWLLAALAGTFVVFAVMPTPLALGTALIVGGATIAPALTLENTLVGRIAPAGMLNEAYTWVVTMSVAASAAGGAVAGLIVDHAGGVPWAFLFAGASVAVGAAVAALPGGPISRAEAAAVRLDEPVPA, encoded by the coding sequence GTGGCCGCTCTGCGCCAGTATCTGGGCGTCTGGCGGATCCCCGGCGCGCCGATGTTGCTGGTCACCGGCATCATCGGCCGGCTCGGGATCGGCATGACGCCGCTGGCGCTGCTGCTGGTCGTGGAGCAGGTGACCGGGCGCTACTCGCTGGCCGCGGTGGCCGGCGGGATCTACGCCGTGGCGGGCGCCGCGCTGAGCCCGATCGCCGGGCGGATCGCCGACCGGGTGGGCCCCAGCCCGGTGCTGCTCGCCACCGCGATCGCGCATCCGCTGGCCCTGACCGGTCTGCTGCTGGCCAGCCGCGCGGGCGCCGACGGGCTGGCCGCGATCTACCTGGCCGCCGCGGTGGCCGGCGCGACGTACCCGCCGCTGACCGCGGCGATCCGTGGCGCCTGGAACGACCTGACCGCTCCCTCCTCCGGCCGGTACCACCTGCGCAACACCGCGCTGGCGGCCGAGACCTCCCTGTTCGAGATCGTCTTCGTCCTCGGCCCGCTGCTGGTGGCCGGCTTCGTGCTGGTCGCCGACGCGACCGCGGCGCTGGTCGGCGCGGCGGTGGTCACCCTCGTCGGGACCACCGCCGTGGCGCTCGGCCGGGTGATGCGTGGCTGGCAACCCCACTCCCGGGAGCACCACGCCCGCGGCCTCGGCCCGCTGCGGGTCGGCGGCTTCCCCGCCCTGCTGGTCTGCGTGGCCAGCCTGGGCGTCGCGTTCGGTGCCGCCGGCGTCATCGTGCCGGCCTTCGCGGGCAACTACACGACGGACGACCCGGACAGCCTGGCCGGCCTGCTGCTCGCCGTCTGGGGCATCGGCAGCGCCGCCGGTGGGTTCTGGTTCGGCGTCCGCAAGCCCGCGGCGAACATGACCCGGCAGTTCGCCTGGCTGCTCGCCGCCCTCGCCGGCACCTTCGTCGTCTTCGCCGTGATGCCCACCCCGCTGGCGCTGGGCACCGCTCTGATCGTCGGCGGGGCCACCATCGCGCCCGCGCTGACCCTGGAGAACACTCTCGTCGGCCGGATCGCGCCGGCCGGCATGCTCAACGAGGCGTACACCTGGGTGGTCACCATGTCGGTGGCGGCGAGCGCGGCGGGTGGCGCGGTGGCCGGGTTGATCGTCGACCACGCCGGCGGTGTGCCGTGGGCGTTCCTGTTCGCCGGGGCCTCGGTCGCCGTCGGGGCCGCGGTCGCCGCGCTGCCCGGCGGGCCGATCTCCCGCGCGGAGGCCGCGGCGGTACGCCTCGACGAGCCTGTTCCGGCCTGA
- a CDS encoding YajQ family cyclic di-GMP-binding protein: MAANPSFDIVSKVDRQEVDNALRQAEKELATRFDFRGTGAEISWSGEEAIGLQAETEERVRAALDVFKEKLVKRNISLKSLDAGDPRPSGKVFKIDAKVIQGIDSDKAKAISKKIRDEGPKGVQAQIQGDQLRVTGKKKDDLQAVIALLKGEDFGVALQFTNYR; the protein is encoded by the coding sequence ATGGCAGCCAACCCGTCGTTCGACATCGTGAGCAAGGTCGACCGCCAGGAGGTCGACAACGCCCTCCGGCAGGCGGAGAAGGAGCTCGCGACGCGGTTCGACTTCCGGGGCACCGGCGCCGAGATCTCCTGGTCGGGTGAGGAGGCGATCGGCCTCCAGGCCGAGACCGAGGAGCGGGTGCGGGCCGCGCTGGACGTCTTCAAGGAGAAGCTGGTCAAGCGGAACATCTCGCTGAAGTCGCTGGACGCGGGCGACCCGCGCCCGTCCGGCAAGGTGTTCAAGATCGACGCGAAGGTCATCCAGGGCATCGACTCGGACAAGGCCAAGGCGATCAGCAAGAAGATCCGCGACGAGGGCCCGAAGGGCGTCCAGGCCCAGATCCAGGGCGACCAGCTGCGGGTCACCGGCAAGAAGAAGGACGACCTCCAGGCCGTCATCGCCCTGCTCAAGGGCGAGGACTTCGGGGTCGCCCTCCAGTTCACCAACTATCGGTAG
- a CDS encoding methyltransferase domain-containing protein, which translates to MHDDDLTHSLSSPATAESDPAGWFERLYADAERGEAVVPWDLDRAHSLLSEWTDRARPDGSGRRAVVVGCGFGRDAEHLSRLGFATVAFDVSPTAVRAARRRHPGSPVRYETADLLDPPHDWLGGFDFVLESMNVQALPAELRRRAIPAVGRLIAPDGTLLVIAAGRRDDEVVEGPPWPLTRAEVDAFAAGPLTPARVEEILAPDGGIRWRAEFRRACG; encoded by the coding sequence GTGCACGACGACGATCTGACCCACTCGTTGTCTTCCCCGGCCACCGCCGAGAGCGATCCGGCCGGCTGGTTCGAGCGGCTCTACGCCGACGCCGAGCGGGGCGAAGCGGTCGTCCCGTGGGACCTCGACCGGGCGCATTCCCTGCTCAGCGAGTGGACCGACCGGGCCCGGCCGGACGGATCCGGCCGGCGCGCCGTGGTCGTCGGGTGCGGCTTCGGCCGCGATGCCGAACACCTGTCCCGCCTCGGCTTCGCCACCGTCGCCTTCGACGTCTCTCCCACGGCGGTACGGGCGGCTCGCCGCCGCCACCCGGGCTCCCCGGTCCGCTACGAGACCGCCGACCTGCTCGACCCGCCGCACGACTGGCTGGGCGGGTTCGACTTCGTGCTGGAGAGCATGAACGTGCAGGCCCTGCCGGCCGAGCTGCGGCGGCGGGCGATCCCGGCGGTCGGCCGGCTGATCGCGCCGGACGGGACGCTGCTGGTGATCGCGGCCGGCCGGCGGGACGACGAGGTCGTCGAGGGCCCGCCCTGGCCGCTGACCCGGGCGGAGGTCGACGCCTTCGCGGCCGGCCCGCTGACCCCGGCCCGGGTCGAGGAGATCCTCGCCCCCGACGGGGGGATCCGCTGGCGCGCGGAGTTCCGGCGCGCCTGCGGCTAG
- a CDS encoding cation diffusion facilitator family transporter, whose product MTPHSHDSRAKIDPVLESSREGLRALWVSLVGLGVTAVAQGVIVALSRSVALLGDTLHNVADALTAVPLGIAFLLGRRAATRAYTYGFGRAEDLAGTVIVVVIAASAVAAAWTAVTRLLHPAEVTHLSWVAAAGLVGFVGNEMVARYRIRVGRRIGSAALVADGLHARTDGYTSLAVLAAAGGAALGWRWADPVIGLAIAVAITVVLKDAAREVYRRLMDAVDPAVVDQAETTLRAIEGVRDVAAVRLRWIGHRLHAEADLVVDAHLSLVAAHEIAADAEHQLTHAVPRLTTATVHTDPDSHPGGHHHPDLSHRRRQPR is encoded by the coding sequence GTGACGCCCCACTCCCACGACTCCCGGGCGAAGATCGACCCTGTCCTGGAGTCCTCGCGCGAAGGGCTCCGCGCCCTGTGGGTCTCGCTGGTCGGCCTCGGGGTCACGGCGGTCGCCCAGGGCGTCATCGTCGCCCTGTCCAGGTCGGTCGCCCTCCTCGGCGACACGCTGCACAACGTCGCCGACGCGCTGACGGCCGTACCCCTCGGGATCGCCTTCCTGCTCGGTCGCCGGGCCGCAACCCGCGCCTACACCTACGGCTTCGGCCGGGCCGAGGACCTCGCCGGCACCGTCATCGTGGTCGTCATCGCCGCGTCCGCCGTCGCCGCCGCCTGGACGGCCGTGACCCGGCTGCTGCACCCGGCCGAGGTGACCCACCTGTCCTGGGTGGCCGCCGCCGGCCTCGTCGGGTTCGTCGGCAACGAGATGGTCGCCCGTTACCGCATCCGGGTGGGCCGGCGCATCGGCTCCGCGGCCCTGGTCGCCGACGGCCTGCACGCCCGCACCGACGGTTACACCTCGCTCGCGGTCCTCGCCGCCGCCGGCGGAGCGGCCCTCGGCTGGCGTTGGGCCGATCCCGTCATCGGTCTGGCCATCGCCGTCGCCATCACGGTGGTCCTCAAGGACGCCGCCCGCGAGGTCTACCGCCGCCTCATGGACGCCGTCGATCCCGCCGTCGTCGACCAGGCCGAGACCACGCTCCGGGCGATCGAGGGTGTGCGCGACGTCGCCGCGGTGCGGCTGCGCTGGATCGGCCACCGCCTGCACGCCGAGGCCGACCTGGTCGTCGACGCGCACCTCAGTCTCGTCGCCGCCCACGAGATCGCGGCCGACGCGGAGCACCAGCTCACCCACGCGGTGCCGCGGCTGACCACCGCCACCGTCCACACCGATCCGGACAGCCACCCCGGTGGGCACCACCACCCGGACCTGTCCCACCGGCGCCGCCAGCCGCGCTGA